In 'Nostoc azollae' 0708, the following are encoded in one genomic region:
- a CDS encoding type II toxin-antitoxin system VapC family toxin, which translates to MKSLQESKTAIRIPEIADYELRRELIREGKNKSLERLDTFSQICLIPITSKTMRKAAELWAWVRNQGKPTASNDSLDGDVILAPQLILQLNCFDEVIVVKTNLKHICRFANEGIFVAD; encoded by the coding sequence TTGAAATCTTTACAAGAGAGTAAAACTGCAATACGTATACCAGAAATAGCTGACTACGAGCTTCGGCGTGAACTAATCAGAGAAGGAAAGAACAAGAGTTTAGAACGTCTCGACACATTCAGCCAAATTTGTCTTATTCCCATAACTAGTAAAACAATGCGAAAAGCAGCAGAGTTATGGGCATGGGTACGAAATCAGGGAAAGCCTACAGCAAGTAATGATAGTTTAGATGGTGATGTTATTCTTGCACCTCAGCTAATTCTTCAATTAAATTGTTTTGATGAAGTCATAGTTGTAAAAACAAATTTAAAACACATATGTCGGTTTGCAAACGAAGGAATATTTGTCGCTGATTGA
- a CDS encoding diflavin flavoprotein, whose translation MVLLTDKFEKQGNPAPEKRLTIQTVEIAENTTAIRSLDWDRDRFDIEFGLQNGTTYNSFLIGGEQTALVDTSHEKFRQLYFDTLTALINPEEINYLIISHTEPDHSGLVKDLLSMAPNITVVGSKVAIQFLEDLVHWPFKRRIVKNGERLDLGNGHQFEFVSAPNLHWPDTIFSFDHKTETLFTCDAFGLHYCSNSTFDDDLAAIEKDFQYYYDCLMGPNARSVLSALKRMGELKAIKMVATGHGPLLYHNVEELIGRYRNWSQGQTKAETAVGIFYVSEYGYSDRLAQSITNGIVKTGVAVEMVDLGGAVDLQELRELVGRCAGLVVGMPPTSASATIQAALSTVLGSAKEKQAIGIFETGGGNDEPTYPLLNQFRAAGLNVAFRVIEIRETPTDNIYKKCEEAGTDLGQWVTRDKSIKAMKSLGADLDKALGRISGGLYIITAKKGDVSSAMLASWVSQASFKPLGFSIAVAKDRAIESLMQVGDRFVLNVLEEGNYQPLMKHFLKRFPPGADRFEGVRNQPAENGAPILTDALAYMECEVISRMDCGDHWAVYSTVYAGRISKPDSLTAVHHRKVGNHY comes from the coding sequence ATGGTATTGCTCACCGATAAATTTGAAAAACAGGGAAACCCAGCCCCGGAAAAACGTCTCACCATACAGACTGTAGAGATTGCTGAAAATACAACAGCGATTCGGTCTTTGGACTGGGATCGTGATCGCTTTGATATTGAGTTTGGTTTGCAAAATGGTACAACTTATAACTCATTTCTCATCGGTGGTGAGCAAACTGCCTTAGTTGATACGTCTCACGAGAAATTCCGTCAGCTATATTTTGATACACTGACAGCTTTAATCAATCCTGAAGAGATAAATTATTTAATTATCAGCCATACAGAACCAGACCACAGCGGCTTGGTGAAAGATTTGCTATCTATGGCTCCTAATATTACTGTAGTTGGCTCTAAGGTAGCAATTCAGTTTTTGGAAGATTTGGTACATTGGCCTTTTAAACGGCGGATTGTCAAAAATGGCGAGCGCTTGGATTTAGGTAATGGGCACCAATTTGAATTCGTGAGCGCGCCTAATTTACACTGGCCTGACACCATTTTCAGCTTTGACCACAAAACCGAAACTCTCTTCACTTGCGATGCTTTTGGGTTGCACTATTGCTCCAATAGTACCTTTGATGATGACTTAGCAGCAATTGAAAAAGATTTTCAATATTACTACGACTGCTTAATGGGTCCAAATGCCCGTTCTGTTTTATCTGCCCTAAAGCGGATGGGAGAATTAAAAGCAATCAAAATGGTCGCTACAGGTCATGGTCCACTACTTTACCATAACGTTGAAGAATTAATTGGACGTTACCGGAATTGGAGTCAAGGACAAACTAAGGCAGAAACGGCGGTTGGGATATTTTATGTTTCTGAGTATGGGTATAGCGATCGCTTGGCGCAATCAATCACCAACGGCATCGTTAAAACAGGCGTAGCTGTGGAAATGGTCGATTTGGGTGGAGCAGTGGATTTGCAAGAGTTGCGGGAGCTTGTAGGACGCTGTGCTGGGCTAGTTGTGGGAATGCCTCCTACTTCTGCTAGTGCCACTATTCAAGCTGCACTGAGTACAGTTTTAGGTTCCGCGAAGGAAAAACAAGCCATTGGTATTTTTGAAACCGGTGGTGGAAATGATGAACCAACTTATCCACTATTAAATCAATTCCGGGCTGCGGGTTTGAATGTAGCTTTTCGTGTAATTGAAATTCGGGAAACACCGACAGACAACATTTACAAAAAATGTGAAGAAGCGGGAACGGATTTAGGTCAATGGGTGACTAGAGATAAAAGCATCAAGGCAATGAAATCTCTTGGTGCTGACTTAGACAAAGCACTAGGGAGAATTAGCGGCGGTTTATATATCATCACTGCTAAAAAAGGGGATGTATCCAGTGCCATGTTAGCTTCTTGGGTGAGTCAAGCCAGTTTCAAACCTTTAGGATTTTCCATAGCGGTAGCTAAAGACCGGGCGATTGAATCACTAATGCAAGTAGGCGATCGCTTTGTCCTCAATGTACTGGAAGAAGGAAATTATCAACCCTTGATGAAACACTTCTTAAAACGGTTCCCTCCCGGTGCAGATCGTTTTGAAGGAGTAAGAAACCAACCAGCGGAAAATGGTGCACCTATTTTGACAGATGCGCTGGCCTACATGGAATGCGAAGTGATTAGCCGCATGGATTGTGGCGACCACTGGGCAGTATACAGCACCGTTTACGCTGGAAGAATATCAAAACCAGATTCACTAACAGCAGTTCACCACCGGAAAGTCGGAAACCACTATTAA
- a CDS encoding tetratricopeptide repeat protein, giving the protein MSESLPLQDRYLALIDEIVETTLKGKISSVEQVYQMLLKGIASGTGEIFELALSDRLTTLQTQVDSEKDELKKSKGTRSLRAIRTIESQWQRWQEQNKATEVIALVVREITIASNEQRLAVFLRFLDPNQKYPLNLSQLQQLGKSLQQFGAAISDLMAISTGIIRGVAAWQRIQENLLSSMYEEKNSLGFGGVPGERDPWASWAKLVKSEIPQTFFRTLALEQSAIEFTQKQQNITLSDWVELAIVLQFLQRGLVTWFDQQAYDIQAGPKLSISTFLTFAVIWSQLASGFQTQAIAYSNGASLIMLQILRTFAQRPYFPLYGGIFASFSGSSLCDALDYLDEPLRSVEGTQEKARILTLLGYSQRALGRYPRSISFHQQALEIARSAKDSVCEIANLNHLSRTYVQEKNYPEAINYSQRALILSRQAGDKTGETNALVNLGYSEVMQAQQLENIGPEVYESAINYLEQGFKLAEKLGDLQTQSLCFSSLGIAYLVTAQHENAIKYLEIGFKTSQISGDLYLQGQNLSYLAEAYYQLQNYEKAIYTGGLGMSLLEQISSQEWRQTAGLLTIIKGQLGTDKFQVLLQHNRPKIISVIGVDGYDYIPQLLNTYQNH; this is encoded by the coding sequence GTGTCAGAATCCCTACCTTTGCAAGATCGCTACCTCGCCTTAATTGATGAAATTGTCGAAACCACTCTCAAGGGTAAGATTAGCTCTGTAGAGCAGGTATACCAAATGTTACTCAAAGGTATCGCTTCCGGTACAGGGGAAATATTTGAATTAGCTTTGAGTGATCGCTTGACAACCCTGCAAACTCAAGTAGATAGTGAAAAAGACGAACTAAAAAAGTCAAAAGGCACACGCAGCTTAAGAGCAATTAGAACCATAGAATCTCAATGGCAACGCTGGCAAGAACAAAACAAAGCCACAGAAGTCATAGCTTTAGTAGTTCGAGAAATTACCATTGCCAGCAATGAACAGCGTTTAGCTGTATTTTTGCGCTTCCTTGACCCCAATCAAAAATATCCGTTAAATTTATCCCAATTACAGCAATTAGGCAAATCCTTACAACAATTTGGTGCAGCTATTTCTGATTTAATGGCAATCTCTACAGGTATAATTCGTGGTGTAGCAGCTTGGCAACGCATCCAAGAAAACCTCCTCAGTTCGATGTATGAAGAAAAAAATTCTCTAGGATTTGGTGGTGTACCTGGTGAAAGAGATCCTTGGGCAAGTTGGGCAAAATTAGTTAAAAGCGAAATACCACAAACATTTTTCCGCACCTTAGCATTAGAACAATCTGCAATTGAATTTACCCAAAAACAACAAAACATTACCCTCAGTGATTGGGTAGAATTAGCAATAGTTTTACAATTCTTACAACGTGGTTTAGTTACCTGGTTTGATCAACAAGCTTATGATATTCAAGCAGGCCCAAAATTATCAATTTCCACATTCTTGACCTTTGCAGTTATTTGGAGTCAATTAGCATCCGGTTTTCAAACTCAAGCAATAGCATACAGCAATGGAGCTTCTCTAATTATGCTCCAGATTTTACGAACCTTTGCCCAACGTCCTTATTTTCCACTCTATGGTGGGATTTTCGCTTCTTTTTCTGGTAGTTCTTTGTGTGATGCCCTCGATTATTTAGATGAACCTCTGCGTTCTGTGGAAGGAACACAAGAGAAAGCGCGAATTTTAACATTATTAGGTTATTCTCAACGAGCTTTAGGCCGATATCCACGCTCAATAAGTTTCCATCAGCAAGCGTTGGAAATAGCCAGAAGTGCTAAAGACAGCGTTTGTGAAATTGCTAATCTTAACCACCTCAGTCGTACCTACGTCCAAGAAAAAAATTATCCCGAAGCCATAAATTACAGTCAAAGAGCATTAATATTAAGTAGACAAGCAGGTGACAAAACCGGAGAAACTAACGCGCTGGTAAATTTGGGTTACAGCGAAGTTATGCAAGCACAACAATTAGAAAACATTGGACCTGAAGTTTATGAATCAGCAATTAATTATTTAGAACAAGGTTTCAAGTTAGCCGAAAAATTAGGTGATTTGCAAACTCAGTCCTTATGTTTTAGCAGCTTAGGAATTGCCTATTTAGTCACCGCACAACACGAAAACGCCATTAAATATTTAGAAATTGGTTTCAAAACCTCCCAAATTTCCGGTGACTTATATCTTCAAGGACAAAATTTATCCTATTTAGCAGAAGCTTATTATCAGCTGCAAAATTACGAAAAAGCTATTTATACGGGTGGTCTGGGAATGTCTCTACTAGAACAAATTTCTTCCCAAGAATGGAGACAAACCGCTGGTTTATTGACCATAATCAAAGGACAACTCGGTACAGATAAATTCCAAGTCTTGCTTCAACACAATCGTCCTAAAATCATCTCCGTTATCGGTGTAGACGGTTATGATTATATTCCTCAATTATTGAACACATATCAGAATCATTAG
- a CDS encoding transposase family protein gives MPTFEVLGLHFGISKTEAKDTFHYWLEILRNVFPASLLEQLEKYDSDYAMATQNKRQETKSFLPRVFLLNRSLDL, from the coding sequence ATGCCAACATTTGAGGTTTTAGGTTTGCATTTCGGTATATCCAAAACGGAAGCAAAGGACACATTTCATTACTGGCTAGAGATATTACGAAATGTTTTCCCTGCTAGTCTCCTTGAACAGCTAGAAAAATATGATAGTGATTATGCCATGGCGACTCAGAACAAAAGGCAGGAAACAAAGAGTTTTCTACCAAGGGTATTCTTGTTGAACAGGTCATTAGACTTGTAA
- a CDS encoding Uma2 family endonuclease, with protein sequence MISTNILNLAPIIHLTEEQFYQLCMVDDLNLELTATGQLIILPGSGGESDRREANLNFKVGLWNHQTQLGIVFSSSTIFRLPNGAKLSPDVPWIKLEHWEALTEEEQEKFPPLTPDFIIRPVRKISLV encoded by the coding sequence ATTATTAGTACGAATATACTCAACTTAGCGCCAATTATTCACCTTACAGAGGAGCAATTTTACCAACTCTGTATGGTGGATGATTTAAACCTAGAACTCACCGCAACAGGACAACTGATAATTCTCCCAGGTTCAGGAGGAGAAAGTGACCGTAGAGAAGCTAATTTAAATTTTAAAGTAGGTCTTTGGAATCACCAAACCCAATTAGGAATAGTATTTAGTTCCTCAACCATATTCCGACTTCCCAATGGTGCAAAACTGTCACCTGATGTTCCTTGGATAAAATTAGAACACTGGGAAGCATTAACTGAAGAAGAACAGGAAAAATTTCCCCCACTCACACCAGATTTTATTATTAGACCTGTCAGGAAAATTAGCTTGGTGTGA
- a CDS encoding pantothenate kinase, whose protein sequence is MKQNTHQQTTENLWLGLMIGNSRLHWALFVDNTLNSTWDTEHLSTSDIQQLAKTNTLPVSPSSTRPIFLSSNLPITLVLASVVPTQTKLWQTYPNVRLITLNHIPIKGMYPTLGIDRALALYGAGQTYGFPVLVIDVGTALTFTGVDHQQRLIGGAILPGLSLQFNSLGRNTGQLPLLNTRSITSLPPRFAMNTKEAIKSGVIYTLLAGTKDFIGSWLSLFPDSKIAITGGDCNLLRGYLQNYDPEIATKLIAERNLIFLGMGKILFGNG, encoded by the coding sequence GTGAAACAGAATACCCACCAACAAACCACAGAAAATCTTTGGCTAGGATTAATGATTGGTAATTCCCGCTTACATTGGGCGTTATTTGTTGATAATACCCTCAACTCAACTTGGGACACAGAACATTTATCAACATCTGATATACAACAGTTAGCTAAAACAAATACTCTACCTGTCTCACCATCTTCTACTCGTCCTATTTTCCTCTCTTCGAACCTCCCCATCACTCTCGTTTTAGCTTCCGTAGTTCCCACTCAAACAAAACTTTGGCAAACTTACCCAAATGTGCGCTTAATTACCTTAAACCACATCCCCATCAAGGGTATGTATCCCACACTAGGAATTGACCGCGCCCTCGCTTTATATGGTGCAGGACAAACTTATGGATTTCCCGTATTAGTAATTGATGTTGGTACAGCACTAACTTTTACAGGTGTTGATCATCAGCAGCGTTTAATAGGTGGTGCAATTTTACCAGGACTAAGTTTACAGTTTAACAGTTTGGGTCGAAATACAGGACAATTACCATTATTAAACACACGTTCAATTACTTCTTTACCACCACGTTTTGCCATGAATACAAAAGAAGCAATTAAAAGTGGAGTAATTTACACATTATTAGCAGGAACTAAAGATTTTATTGGGTCTTGGTTATCTTTATTTCCAGATAGTAAGATAGCAATTACTGGGGGAGATTGTAATTTATTAAGAGGCTATTTACAAAACTATGATCCAGAAATAGCTACGAAATTAATTGCCGAAAGGAATTTAATTTTCTTGGGAATGGGAAAGATCTTATTTGGCAATGGTTAA
- a CDS encoding ATP-grasp domain-containing protein, whose product MDLLEYQVKEWFGKMGIPVLPSQRIDHPTDLKRLKIRYPIVLKSQVHADERAKAGGVRIVETTIDAIAAAQNIFNLPIWGELPEVLLAESKYDAKDEFYLAVVLDTALCRPVLLGCKESDIDWESPGEKMQYVVVEQEFSPFYARRLGLKMGLQGALMQSVSDIVEKMYQLFVQKDLDLVEINPLAVSAAGQVMALNGKIRVNPRAINRHPEIAQMAAKIANRNKISRTNNILGDGNGLGVYGKIGILANGTGSLLTTLDAVFNAGGKPGLSFNLRHSFLTDTTPNTFCDRLATSLRNLASDKSIQVILINFLGTIPDLSQMPKVVANFIQVDPQELKSPLSTTSKNKSRHLPRMVFRLAGTDFQDTKKHLTALNPESDTLIIVENLNEAVAQAVRLAKLPAYKK is encoded by the coding sequence ATGGATTTATTGGAGTACCAAGTTAAAGAATGGTTTGGCAAGATGGGCATTCCCGTATTACCATCCCAAAGAATTGACCATCCTACAGATTTGAAACGCTTAAAAATTCGTTATCCGATTGTACTAAAATCGCAAGTACACGCAGATGAAAGAGCTAAAGCTGGTGGAGTCAGGATTGTGGAAACCACGATTGATGCGATCGCAGCGGCTCAGAATATCTTCAATTTGCCGATTTGGGGGGAATTGCCAGAGGTTTTGCTGGCAGAATCTAAGTATGATGCCAAGGATGAGTTTTATTTGGCTGTTGTTTTAGATACAGCCCTGTGTCGTCCGGTACTTTTGGGTTGCAAAGAATCAGATATTGATTGGGAATCTCCAGGGGAGAAAATGCAATATGTGGTTGTAGAACAGGAATTTTCGCCATTTTATGCCAGACGGTTGGGATTGAAAATGGGGTTGCAGGGTGCGCTGATGCAGTCAGTCAGCGACATTGTAGAAAAAATGTATCAGTTATTTGTGCAGAAAGACCTGGATTTAGTTGAGATAAATCCTCTAGCGGTCAGTGCTGCGGGACAAGTGATGGCTCTCAATGGTAAAATTAGAGTCAACCCCAGGGCAATTAACCGTCATCCAGAAATCGCCCAAATGGCAGCCAAAATAGCAAATAGAAATAAAATAAGCAGGACTAACAATATTTTGGGTGATGGCAATGGGTTAGGAGTTTATGGGAAAATCGGTATTTTAGCCAATGGGACTGGTTCATTGTTGACTACCTTGGATGCAGTTTTTAATGCGGGTGGTAAACCTGGTCTGTCTTTCAATTTACGGCATTCTTTTTTAACTGATACTACACCAAATACTTTTTGCGATCGCTTGGCCACAAGTCTGAGAAATTTAGCCAGCGACAAAAGTATTCAAGTGATTCTGATTAATTTTCTGGGGACTATTCCTGATCTCTCCCAAATGCCAAAGGTTGTTGCTAACTTTATACAAGTGGACCCGCAAGAACTGAAATCTCCTTTATCAACTACTAGTAAAAATAAGTCCAGACATTTACCCAGGATGGTTTTCCGTCTTGCTGGTACTGATTTTCAGGATACCAAGAAACATTTAACTGCACTCAACCCTGAAAGTGACACGCTGATAATAGTAGAAAATTTAAATGAAGCTGTGGCACAAGCAGTCCGTTTAGCTAAACTACCTGCGTACAAAAAGTAG
- a CDS encoding BrnA antitoxin family protein, giving the protein MEPTSPGKTRITIRLDDEILAWFRQQVQVHQAGVGNYQTLINDALLEYIQKRREPL; this is encoded by the coding sequence ATTGAACCAACATCACCTGGAAAAACTCGGATTACAATTCGCCTAGATGATGAAATACTGGCATGGTTTCGTCAACAAGTACAAGTACATCAAGCAGGTGTGGGAAATTACCAAACCCTAATTAATGATGCCTTGCTTGAGTATATTCAAAAACGCCGTGAACCCTTATAA
- a CDS encoding shikimate dehydrogenase, whose product MNNQDNNYCQQITGKTKLLGVIGHPVEHSLSPVMHNAALTKLGLDYVYLPFPIAPENLEIAIAGFAAIGVVGLSVTIPHKQAIIPILTEISPIAQAIGAVNTVTHQGNKWVGTNTDVEGFIAPLQTTYQQDWSHKRAVILGNGGAARAIVAGCVQLGLAEIHLVGRNMYKLKEFRHSWQYSPYVDKFQVHAWEELPKLIPLANLLVNTTPIGMYPQVDESPLSAEDMANLPSGAIAYDLIYIPKPTKFLKLAETQGAIAIDGLEMLVQQGAAALKIWLQQETVPVAEMRQTLQNHLGS is encoded by the coding sequence ATGAATAACCAAGATAATAATTATTGCCAGCAGATAACTGGGAAAACTAAACTTTTGGGAGTTATTGGACATCCTGTAGAACATTCTCTTTCACCAGTGATGCACAATGCTGCACTGACTAAATTGGGGTTAGATTATGTTTATTTACCTTTTCCTATTGCACCGGAAAATCTAGAAATTGCGATCGCAGGTTTTGCGGCTATTGGGGTTGTGGGTCTCAGTGTGACAATTCCCCATAAACAGGCTATAATACCTATATTAACAGAAATTTCCCCTATTGCTCAAGCTATTGGCGCAGTCAACACTGTTACTCATCAAGGTAACAAATGGGTAGGGACAAACACAGATGTAGAAGGATTTATAGCCCCTTTGCAAACCACATATCAGCAAGATTGGAGTCACAAGAGGGCAGTCATTTTAGGCAATGGTGGTGCAGCTAGGGCAATTGTGGCTGGTTGTGTGCAGCTAGGGTTGGCAGAAATTCACCTTGTGGGCAGAAATATGTATAAATTGAAGGAATTTCGCCACAGTTGGCAATATTCACCTTATGTGGATAAATTTCAAGTCCATGCCTGGGAAGAATTACCAAAGCTAATTCCCCTAGCTAATTTGCTAGTAAATACAACTCCGATAGGGATGTATCCCCAGGTAGATGAATCTCCTTTGAGTGCTGAAGATATGGCAAATTTACCTTCAGGTGCTATTGCTTATGATTTAATCTACATCCCCAAACCCACGAAATTTCTAAAATTAGCAGAAACACAAGGTGCGATCGCTATAGATGGTTTAGAAATGCTAGTTCAACAAGGTGCAGCAGCATTAAAAATTTGGTTGCAACAGGAAACAGTCCCTGTAGCCGAAATGCGTCAAACACTGCAAAATCACCTGGGATCATGA
- a CDS encoding diflavin flavoprotein, producing MLETKPRDIQILPIGTDTTILRARSWTRLRFEIEYALAKGTTANSFLIQGDKIALIDPPGETFTEIYLAALQQRIDVETVDYVILGHVNPNRAATLRTLLEISPQITFVCSNPGAINLKAALENQDLPILVMRGEETLDLGKGHHLQFIPTPNPRYADELCTYDPQTEILFSDKLFGAHTCGDQVFDEGWEIFNEDRRYYFDCLMAPHARQVETALDKLSDLPVRLYATGHGSLVRYGLIELTHSYREWIQQQTNADMTVTLIYASAYGNTATLAQAIARGITKAGVSVESINCEFADPEEIKTAVEKSAGFVIGSPTLGGHAPTPVQTALGIVLSTATNNKLAGVFGSFGWSGEAVDFIESKLKDAGYRFGFDTIRVKFKPNEVTLQTCEEAGTDFAQALKRAAKKAVVARQPATNVEQAVGRIVGSLCVVTATQGEVKTGMLASWVAQASFSPPGLTIAVAKDRAMENMTHTGNEFVVNILTEGREIRKQFMKVYTPGQDRFAGLAMEEASNGGVILSGALSYLECSVQSRMEVGDHWLVYATVNDGKVLNQDGVTAVHHRKSGSYY from the coding sequence ATGTTAGAAACCAAACCTCGTGATATTCAAATTTTGCCGATTGGGACAGATACAACAATATTGCGAGCCCGCAGTTGGACAAGGCTAAGATTTGAAATAGAATACGCCTTGGCTAAAGGTACAACCGCTAATTCCTTTTTAATTCAAGGTGATAAAATCGCCTTAATTGACCCACCAGGAGAGACTTTTACAGAAATTTATTTAGCAGCTTTACAACAAAGAATTGATGTCGAAACTGTTGATTATGTAATTCTTGGTCACGTTAATCCTAACCGGGCTGCAACATTAAGAACTTTACTAGAAATTTCCCCACAAATTACCTTTGTTTGTTCAAATCCAGGAGCGATAAATTTAAAAGCAGCGTTAGAAAATCAAGATTTACCAATTTTGGTAATGCGGGGTGAGGAAACTTTAGATCTAGGTAAAGGACATCATCTGCAATTTATTCCTACACCTAATCCCCGCTATGCTGATGAACTTTGCACCTACGATCCCCAAACAGAAATACTATTTTCTGATAAGTTATTTGGGGCGCATACTTGTGGTGATCAAGTATTTGATGAAGGTTGGGAAATTTTTAACGAAGATAGGCGTTATTATTTCGATTGCCTCATGGCTCCCCACGCCAGACAAGTAGAAACAGCCTTGGATAAATTATCAGATTTACCAGTCAGATTGTACGCCACTGGTCACGGTTCATTAGTTCGTTATGGTTTAATTGAACTTACCCATTCTTATCGGGAATGGATTCAACAACAAACTAATGCTGACATGACCGTAACTTTGATTTATGCTTCTGCCTATGGGAATACAGCAACATTGGCTCAAGCGATTGCACGTGGTATAACCAAAGCAGGAGTTAGCGTCGAGTCAATTAACTGCGAATTTGCTGACCCCGAAGAAATCAAAACCGCAGTTGAAAAATCAGCAGGTTTTGTCATCGGTTCTCCCACTTTAGGCGGCCACGCACCCACACCAGTACAAACAGCTTTAGGAATAGTTCTCTCCACCGCTACTAACAACAAACTCGCTGGAGTTTTCGGTTCTTTTGGTTGGAGTGGGGAAGCAGTTGATTTCATCGAAAGCAAACTCAAAGATGCAGGTTACAGATTTGGTTTTGACACCATTCGCGTCAAGTTCAAACCCAACGAAGTCACCTTACAAACCTGTGAAGAAGCAGGAACAGATTTCGCCCAAGCACTCAAACGTGCTGCGAAAAAAGCAGTTGTCGCTAGACAACCTGCAACTAATGTTGAACAAGCAGTTGGTCGCATTGTTGGTTCTTTGTGTGTTGTTACCGCTACTCAAGGGGAAGTGAAAACAGGAATGTTAGCATCTTGGGTGGCACAAGCCAGCTTTAGTCCTCCTGGTTTAACCATTGCCGTAGCTAAGGACAGGGCGATGGAAAACATGACCCACACTGGTAATGAATTTGTTGTCAATATCTTGACAGAGGGACGTGAAATACGCAAACAGTTCATGAAGGTCTACACCCCTGGACAAGATAGATTTGCCGGTTTAGCGATGGAAGAAGCAAGTAATGGTGGTGTAATTCTTTCTGGTGCTTTATCTTACCTGGAGTGTTCTGTCCAAAGTCGTATGGAAGTCGGTGATCATTGGTTGGTTTATGCCACTGTTAATGATGGGAAAGTGTTAAACCAAGATGGTGTGACAGCGGTACATCATCGCAAATCCGGGAGTTATTATTAA
- a CDS encoding succinate--CoA ligase subunit alpha, with amino-acid sequence MNLRADSRILIQGFSEFISATHIAQMKAYGTNLIAGVQPGCGGQMKYDLPVFDLVEEAISKLGAIDTTIICVHPYQVLDAALEASASNIRQIIIISPGVPPLHMVTLLRKTETREILVVGPNSPGIIVPGKILLGTQPSEFYTPGSVGIVSRSSTLTYEVAWELTQAGLGQSISVSIGSDAIVGSSFLQWLQILDEDETTDAIVLVGQPGGGSEEAAARYIAEAIDKPVIAYIAGRHAPQSKYWHQTGNIATVVRRDPNFGTTQNKLAAFQAAQVPVAEYPAQIPEFLKKVMGNT; translated from the coding sequence ATGAACTTAAGAGCAGACAGCAGAATTTTAATACAAGGCTTTAGTGAATTTATATCAGCAACTCATATTGCTCAAATGAAAGCTTATGGCACTAATTTGATAGCTGGTGTTCAGCCTGGATGTGGTGGACAGATGAAGTATGATCTGCCAGTGTTTGATTTAGTAGAGGAAGCAATATCAAAATTGGGGGCAATTGATACGACAATTATTTGTGTCCACCCTTATCAAGTTTTAGATGCGGCATTGGAAGCGAGTGCATCTAATATTAGACAGATAATTATTATTTCTCCTGGTGTGCCACCGTTGCATATGGTGACATTACTCCGCAAAACTGAGACTCGTGAAATATTGGTGGTAGGGCCGAATAGTCCGGGAATTATTGTTCCTGGTAAAATCCTCTTAGGGACTCAACCGAGTGAATTTTATACACCTGGTTCAGTGGGAATTGTTAGCCGTAGCAGCACTCTAACTTATGAAGTGGCTTGGGAATTAACCCAAGCTGGTTTGGGTCAATCAATTAGTGTGAGTATTGGTAGTGATGCTATTGTCGGTTCATCGTTCCTGCAATGGTTGCAAATTCTAGATGAAGATGAAACTACCGATGCGATCGTTTTAGTCGGTCAACCAGGAGGAGGGAGTGAAGAAGCTGCTGCACGATACATAGCTGAAGCTATTGATAAGCCTGTTATTGCTTATATTGCAGGTAGACACGCACCACAAAGTAAATATTGGCATCAGACAGGAAATATAGCAACTGTTGTCAGACGTGATCCCAATTTTGGCACTACACAAAATAAATTAGCGGCTTTCCAAGCAGCACAAGTTCCTGTGGCTGAATATCCTGCACAGATTCCCGAATTTTTGAAGAAGGTAATGGGGAATACGTGA